One region of Oryza sativa Japonica Group chromosome 10, ASM3414082v1 genomic DNA includes:
- the LOC107276377 gene encoding pectinesterase inhibitor 4 → MAPLPPRAISLVFLFLFFTAASATRRLDDAGGQPTAASSATAFLRSRCATTRYPDVCYDSLLPYASTFQTSHVKLAVAAANVAAAKLRAFSARINDLLAQGGAARVDAALKDCKSTISDAGDLARQSSAELGQLDAGAAAAGVSSRQARWHVSNVQTWLSAAITDEGTCTDGFEEAGEAAAGSPAGKEVAAGVARVKQHTSIALALVNGIPL, encoded by the coding sequence ATGGCGCCGCTTCCGCCTCGCGCCATTtccctcgtcttcctcttcctcttcttcacgGCCGCGTCGGCGACGAGGCGACTCGACGACGCCGGTGGCCAGCCTACGGCGGCGTCGTCCGCGACGGCGTTCCTCCGGTCCCGCTGCGCCACCACGCGGTACCCTGACGTCTGCTACGACTCCCTCCTCCCCTACGCCTCCACGTTCCAGACCAGCCACGtcaagctcgccgtcgccgcggccaacgtcgcggcggcgaagctccGGGCGTTCTCGGCCCGCATCAATGATCTGCTCGCCCAAGGCGGCGCCGCTCGCGTGGACGCCGCGCTGAAGGACTGCAAGAGCACCATCTCCGACGCCGGCGACCTGGCAAGGCAGTCGTCGGCGGAGCTCGGACAGCTcgacgcgggcgccgccgcggccggcgtgagcagcaggcaGGCGAGGTGGCATGTCTCGAATGTGCAGACGTGGCTCAGCGCGGCCATCACCGACGAGGGGACGTGCACCGATGGGTTCGAGGAAGCCGGAGAAGCCGCGGCGGGGTCGCCCGCCGGgaaggaggtcgccgccggggtGGCGAGAGTGAAGCAGCACACCAGCATCGCCCTCGCGCTCGTCAACGGCATCCCGTTGTGA
- the LOC107275492 gene encoding 21 kDa protein, translating into MPSSRAGPRHVVLVMLFFAAAVAARGADAASPVTTRPCGAAAAASFLCSRCATTVYPAVCYDSLLPYAGAFQDSRVRLARAAADVAAARLRDFSASLDELVHGSGDVGAVTTPPRVAAAVRDCVGTVSSAAGLARRSSAALDRLDAGAAAGGGGSRLARWEVSNAKTWLSAAMANVATCADGFADADSWSAAGIEEVVAGEAANVSKYTSNALALVNGIPL; encoded by the coding sequence ATGCCGTCGTCTCGCGCTGGACCTCGCCACGTCGTACTCGTCATGctcttcttcgccgccgccgttgccgcacGAGGAGCCGACGCGGCTTCGCCGGTGACGACGAGGCcgtgcggtgcggcggcggcggcgtcgttccTCTGCTCGCGCTGCGCCACCACGGTGTACCCGGCCGTCTGCTACGACTCCCTCCTCCCGTACGCCGGCGCGTTCCAGGACAGCCGCGTCaggctcgcgcgcgcggcggcggacgtcgCCGCGGCGAGGCTACGGGACTTCTCGGCCAGCCTCGACGAACTCGTCCACGGATCCGGGGACGTCGGGGCGgtgacgacgccgccgcgggtggcggcggctgtgCGAGACTGCGTGGGCACGGTATCGTCCGCCGCCGGGCTGGCGAGGCGGTCGTCCGCCGCGCTCGACCGCCtggacgccggcgccgcggcggggggCGGAGGGAGCAGGCTGGCCAGGTGGGAGGTGTCCAACGCGAAGACgtggctgagcgccgccatggcgAACGTCGCGACCTGCGCCGACGGGTTCGCCGACGCGGATTcgtggtcggcggcggggatcgaggaggtggtggccggcgaggcggcgaacGTGAGCAAGTACACCAGCAACGCCCTCGCCCTCGTCAACGGCATACCGTTGTAA